TAGCCGCCCTTCTCCGGTGCGGTCAGGTCGTTCGCCAGGGCGATCCCGGCCTTGGCGGAGGGCCCGCTGCCGGTCTGGCCGACGAGACGGGCGGTGAGGCTGCCCGAGGCGGGTACGGCGTCCGGGACATGGACGGTGGCCTTCTCGTCCTTCCAGCCGGCCAGGTCCCGGCCGCCCGCCCAGATCGCGAACCGGTCCCCGTTCTGGGCGTACTGGGCGTCGTCGGCCGTGCTGAACGTCCGGTACGGGGGCCGGACCGCGGACGGGACGGGGGTGACGTCGGCGCTCACGCTGTCGGCGTCGTGGCGCGTTCGGCCGCTCTGCCGGAAGGAGGAGTCCACGCCGATGGCGTGGGGCCCCCATGCCGCGTCGGCGGACGGCGTGACGCGCCAGACGGCCGTGGAACTCGCGCCCGGGGCAAGGGAGGCGACCCCTGTCTTCCCTTCCGCCTCGGCGGTCCAACCGTCCGGCAGGCGCAGCGCGGTGGTGACCCGGGTGACCGTCCTCGTGCCGGTGTTGGTGACGGTCGCGCTGATCTCCGTGGGACGGCCGGCCGGAAGGCCCGGGTGGTAGGGGGTGAGCCGGACCCGGGCCGAGGGGCAGTCGCGGGCCGCTCCGAGGCCGGCGAGGTCGACCGCGTCGGCGAACGCCTTCATCCCGGTGTCGTTGGGGTGCAGATGGTCACCCGAGTCGAACGCGGCGGCGTAGCGGGTGGGGTCGTCCGGGTCGCGTACCGCCTTGTCGAAGTCGGCGTGGCCGTCGAAGACGCCGCCGTCGCGCACGAAGGCGTTGACCTTCTGCCGGTCGGCCTCCTTGGCCTCGGTCCAGTAGTCGCCCCAGCCACGGTAGGGGACCACGGTCGCGCCGATCACCCGCAGCCCGCGGGCGTGGGCCCGCCGCACGATCTCCCTCATGCCGTCGATCACCTGGTCGCCGGTGGCGCCGCCCCAGCTGAGGTCGTTGACGCCTTCGAAGAGGATGACCGTCCGCGCGCCCGGCTGGGACAGTACGTCGCGTTCCAGCCGCTCAGGTGCCGAGGGGTTGCCGTCGGTCCCGGCCGTGATGCGGTTCCCGCTGATGCCCTCGTTGAGAACTCCGGCGGGTGTGGTGCAGCCGGACAGGCGGGCCGCCAGATAGTCGGGCCAGCGCCGGTCGGCGTCCGACGTGGAGGCGGCCCCGTCGGTGATGGAGTCGCCGAGCGCGACCACGGCACCCCGCGCCGGCCCGCCCCGTACGTCGACACCGGTGAGGAACGGGAAGGCGGAGTCGGTCGTGGTGAACGCGTCGCCACCGGCGTCCCCGGCGTGGTCGCCGCCGCCGTCGGGTGTCCAGTAGACGGTCTGCAACCCCATCCAGTGCTGGCTGACGTGGCCGAGCCTGCCGGGGAAGTACAGGCTGACCACCAGGTCGCTGCGGGCAGCCACGGGAATCCGCAGCCCGTCGCTCGCCGCCTGCCCACCGGCCGGGATCATCACCTCACCCTTCCCCGCGAACGTCAGATCGCGCGGACCGGCCACGGACGAGCCGCTCGCACGGCGCCCCACGGTCGCGTGTCCGATCGTCACCGGCTGGTCGGTGAAGGCGTTGGTCAACCTGATCCTGACGCTCGTCCCGGCCGCGCTGACGCGGACCGGGATCCGCACGGTCACCTCCGAGGTGCCCGGGTCGTACGACGCGTGCTGCGCGGTCGCCCAGGTCCCCGTCCAGCCCTGCTGCCGGCTCCCGGCCTCAGCCGCACTCACCGGAAGCACGGCCGCCAGGACGGCCGCCACGGCTGTGGCCAGTGCGGCGAATCTTCGTTGTCCACCCAGGTGGGGGTGCGGGTGTCTGCGCGGGTGTCCCCGCAGGCGTCCGAGTGATGCGAGCACGGGTCCTCCTCAGGAACAGCCGCGGCCGAGGCCCAGCGTCGTCAGGTCGATGGAGTCGGCGAACGCCTTCATCCCGGCGTCATCGGGATGGAGATGGTCACCGGAGTCGTAGGCCGCGCCCAGCCGTTGGGGATCTGCCGGGTCGCGGACCGCCCGGTCGAAGTCGGCGTAGTCGTCGAAGACGCCGCCGGAGTCCCGGACGAACGCGTTGACCCGCCGGCGCCGGGCCTCCGTCTCCTCCGTCCAACCGCCCCAGACGAAATCCTTGTACGGGGTGATGGTGGCGGCGACGACGCGCATCCGGCGCCGGTGCGCCCGGTCGGCGATCTCGGTCATTCCGGCGATGATCTGCTCGGCACTCGCCCCGCCGAGGTCGTTGATCCCCTCGAAGAGAATCAGGGTCCGCGCCCCCGGCTGGGAGAGCACGTCCCGGTCGAGCCGGTCCAGGGCCGAGGGATTCGTCGCGGTCCCGGCGGTGATCCTGTTGCTGGTGATGCCCGCGTTGAGCACCCCCGCGCCGGGCCGGCAGGCGTTCAGCCGGGCGGAGAGCAGGTCGGGCCAGCGTTGGTCGGTGTCGGCCGTCGAGAAGGACCCGTCGGTGATCGAGTCGCCGAGCGCCACCACCGCCCTGTTCCTCGGCGCGGTCACATCCACGCCGCTGAGGAACGGCCAGCTCGTGGTGGTCCAGGTGAAGGCGTCCCCGGTGGGGTCGGCGGCGTGGTCGCCCGCCCCGTACTCCGTCCAGTACACGGTCTGCTGCGCCCACCAGTGATCGGTGATGTGCGTGACCTGGCCGGGCAGATGCAGACTGACCACCAGGTCGGTCAGGGCCGGCACGGCGAGCCCGACCGGATCGCTGACCGCCTGGCCGCCCGCCGGGATGGTGACCCCGTGCTTCCCGCTGAACCGCACGTCGAACGGGCGTGCCACGGCGGAGCCCCCCGCACGCAGGCCCACGGTCGCGTGTCCGATCCTCACCGGGTCGCCGGCGTAGGCGTTGGTGAGGCGGATGCGTACGGACGAACCGCCGACGCTGGTGTGGACGGGCATCCGCACCGTCACCTCGGACATCCCCGAGACCTCGTAGTGCTCGCTGGCCGCCGTCGCCCAGGTGCCTGTCCAGTCGCGCTGAACAGGCGACTGGCCTGCCTGGGTGGGCGCCACCGGCCCCGCCAGGAGAGCCCCGACCATGAGCATCAGTACAGCGAACCTGCCACACACGGAACGCATCGCGCCCCCTACCGTTCCGCGCCGCTGCGCGCGAGGGCCTGGTACGCCTCGGTGGCGCCATCGGCCTCCGGGCCGGCGAAGGCCGGGGTCATCCCCGGTGGCGCCGCGTACGCCTCGAGCGCCACGGGACCGCTGACGGCCTCGCCGTCGGTGACGTCGCGTCGTGTT
This Streptomyces sp. NBC_00377 DNA region includes the following protein-coding sequences:
- a CDS encoding SGNH/GDSL hydrolase family protein; amino-acid sequence: MVGALLAGPVAPTQAGQSPVQRDWTGTWATAASEHYEVSGMSEVTVRMPVHTSVGGSSVRIRLTNAYAGDPVRIGHATVGLRAGGSAVARPFDVRFSGKHGVTIPAGGQAVSDPVGLAVPALTDLVVSLHLPGQVTHITDHWWAQQTVYWTEYGAGDHAADPTGDAFTWTTTSWPFLSGVDVTAPRNRAVVALGDSITDGSFSTADTDQRWPDLLSARLNACRPGAGVLNAGITSNRITAGTATNPSALDRLDRDVLSQPGARTLILFEGINDLGGASAEQIIAGMTEIADRAHRRRMRVVAATITPYKDFVWGGWTEETEARRRRVNAFVRDSGGVFDDYADFDRAVRDPADPQRLGAAYDSGDHLHPDDAGMKAFADSIDLTTLGLGRGCS
- a CDS encoding GDSL-type esterase/lipase family protein, with protein sequence MLASLGRLRGHPRRHPHPHLGGQRRFAALATAVAAVLAAVLPVSAAEAGSRQQGWTGTWATAQHASYDPGTSEVTVRIPVRVSAAGTSVRIRLTNAFTDQPVTIGHATVGRRASGSSVAGPRDLTFAGKGEVMIPAGGQAASDGLRIPVAARSDLVVSLYFPGRLGHVSQHWMGLQTVYWTPDGGGDHAGDAGGDAFTTTDSAFPFLTGVDVRGGPARGAVVALGDSITDGAASTSDADRRWPDYLAARLSGCTTPAGVLNEGISGNRITAGTDGNPSAPERLERDVLSQPGARTVILFEGVNDLSWGGATGDQVIDGMREIVRRAHARGLRVIGATVVPYRGWGDYWTEAKEADRQKVNAFVRDGGVFDGHADFDKAVRDPDDPTRYAAAFDSGDHLHPNDTGMKAFADAVDLAGLGAARDCPSARVRLTPYHPGLPAGRPTEISATVTNTGTRTVTRVTTALRLPDGWTAEAEGKTGVASLAPGASSTAVWRVTPSADAAWGPHAIGVDSSFRQSGRTRHDADSVSADVTPVPSAVRPPYRTFSTADDAQYAQNGDRFAIWAGGRDLAGWKDEKATVHVPDAVPASGSLTARLVGQTGSGPSAKAGIALANDLTAPEKGGYAVLTMSRSYGVEFMTDSDGDGKLDTWAGGGSSYHPAWLRLTRDGTACTAYASADGTTWQRIGTATVPSTAGGGLDAGMVASAVNLDHPGQITTAVFDAFSATGRTTAGGTTTGGTRNG